One Novosphingobium sp. 9U genomic window, GGTTGGAAATCAGTTGGACCAGATCGGCGTGTCCACCGTAGCCAAAAACGCGAGGTGCGCGGCCAGTTCCTCCGCACTGGCGGAATGAGGCCGAGCCGGGCGAAGCGGGCGCTCGCGGCGGACCAATACGGTACCGGCGCTGATCGTTTCCGCGACATCGGCGACAAGCTCGAGCCCGATCTGCCGTCCACCGCGCAGTTCCACATAGACCTGGGCCAGAAGCTCGGCATCGAGCAGGGCGCCGTGCATCGTGCGATGACTGCGATCGATACCGTAGCGCGAGCAGAGCGCGTCGAGCGAGAGCTTGGCGCCCGGGTGCCGCACGCGGGCGAGTGCGACGGTGTCGACCATGCGGGTGCGGCAGACCGGGGGATGGCCGCAGAGGTTCAGCTCGGCATCAAGGAAGCCGAAGTCGAACCCGGCGTTGTGCGCGACCAGCGGGCTATCGCCGATGAACTCCAGCAGTTCATGCACGCGCTCGGCAAAGGCGGGCTTGTCCGAAAGGAACACGTCGGAAAGCCCGTGCACCGCCTCCGCTTCGGCGGGCATCGATCGGCCAGGATTGAAATAGGCGTGAAAGGTGCGGCCGGTGGTGACCCGGTTGACCATCTCGATGCAGCCGATCTCCACCATTCTGTCTCCCGTTCGGGGATCGAGTCCGGTGGTTTCGGTGTCGAATATGATCTCGCGCAT contains:
- the dnaQ gene encoding DNA polymerase III subunit epsilon, which codes for MREIIFDTETTGLDPRTGDRMVEIGCIEMVNRVTTGRTFHAYFNPGRSMPAEAEAVHGLSDVFLSDKPAFAERVHELLEFIGDSPLVAHNAGFDFGFLDAELNLCGHPPVCRTRMVDTVALARVRHPGAKLSLDALCSRYGIDRSHRTMHGALLDAELLAQVYVELRGGRQIGLELVADVAETISAGTVLVRRERPLRPARPHSASAEELAAHLAFLATVDTPIWSN